The proteins below come from a single Desulfitobacterium metallireducens DSM 15288 genomic window:
- a CDS encoding helix-turn-helix transcriptional regulator, whose amino-acid sequence MNEILGARIRSLRESKGLTQEQMAENMKCSRQKYARLEKGLIDISYASLITVSQVMGIAVEEITSSVNAVLQEQPMFRANNNSVEEDKFEYITKMLDTFYAHRKLYQSVRQVEVDE is encoded by the coding sequence ATGAATGAAATTTTAGGAGCAAGAATCCGAAGCTTGCGAGAGTCCAAAGGCTTAACCCAAGAACAGATGGCGGAAAACATGAAGTGTTCAAGGCAAAAATATGCTCGGCTTGAGAAGGGGTTAATCGATATTTCCTATGCTAGCCTGATTACAGTTTCCCAAGTTATGGGGATCGCTGTTGAAGAGATAACGTCTTCAGTAAACGCGGTCCTTCAAGAGCAACCCATGTTTAGAGCAAATAATAACTCAGTTGAAGAAGATAAGTTCGAATATATTACCAAGATGCTTGATACTTTTTATGCGCATCGCAAGCTCTACCAAAGTGTAAGGCAGGTTGAGGTTGATGAATAA
- a CDS encoding ABC transporter ATP-binding protein yields MPLLEVHNLKKVYTTRFGGNPVQALTNVTFSVEQGEYVAIMGESGSGKTTLLNILSALDKPTSGEVLLNEKNIVTIPEKEISAFRRDNLGFVFQDFNLLDTFSIQDNIFLPLVLAGKAYEEMDRQLKPMAQRLGINDILSKYPYEVSGGQKQRTAVARALITKPQLILADEPTGALDSRATEGLLKLFSEINAEGQTILMVTHSVKAASHAKRVLFIKDGEVFHQLFKANLSTEAMYQKISDTLTLIATGGVRNE; encoded by the coding sequence ATGCCACTCTTAGAGGTTCATAATTTGAAAAAAGTGTATACGACGCGATTTGGAGGAAATCCCGTCCAAGCCCTGACGAATGTCACGTTTTCCGTTGAGCAAGGAGAATATGTCGCGATCATGGGGGAGTCCGGCTCAGGTAAGACCACGCTTTTGAATATTCTTTCAGCCCTCGATAAGCCGACGAGTGGGGAGGTCCTTTTGAATGAAAAAAATATCGTAACTATTCCGGAAAAGGAAATCTCGGCTTTTCGGCGTGATAACTTAGGCTTTGTTTTCCAAGACTTCAATCTGCTGGATACGTTTTCGATTCAGGACAATATCTTTTTACCTTTAGTTTTGGCAGGGAAGGCCTATGAGGAAATGGATCGGCAGCTTAAACCTATGGCTCAAAGGTTGGGGATCAATGATATTTTAAGCAAGTATCCGTATGAGGTCTCCGGTGGGCAAAAGCAACGAACCGCCGTCGCTCGGGCCTTGATTACCAAGCCCCAGCTTATCCTTGCTGATGAGCCGACCGGTGCGCTCGATTCGCGTGCGACTGAGGGACTCCTCAAGCTATTTAGCGAGATCAATGCAGAAGGCCAAACGATTCTCATGGTGACTCACAGCGTCAAAGCGGCGAGCCACGCCAAACGCGTGCTCTTTATCAAGGACGGGGAGGTTTTCCACCAGCTTTTCAAAGCCAACCTGTCCACGGAGGCGATGTACCAAAAAATCTCGGATACTCTCACCCTGATTGCAACGGGTGGTGTACGGAATGAATAG
- a CDS encoding ParB/RepB/Spo0J family partition protein → MERNILLSHIKTEETFRSIEEDLGLSNSIDRNGLEEILIVEGPTAENDYILVHGYRRFFALKNMGRMFVKCEVRPITSPRTRLLKRLIPEFQQKRRPVFEKEKMIKELIYIHGFSDSEIIMVTGMSPSTLKSYKQLIDIPEELKERLNSVKVGTKGLRKIYYLVGVSEKTRKKLLERYFYKEISEKHVDAIKKVVQSSHFKLLRISLQEKCINDAIKKAKFTTEEAKEIVYLETIEQYLEDKNINDFCHEHFVKHLQFLDRKLTRMFLKKLDDAQRNEYFYYLLRLLNKLSPTGPLSPEKVIMGSVHH, encoded by the coding sequence TTGGAAAGAAATATATTGTTGAGCCACATTAAGACTGAAGAAACGTTTCGTTCGATAGAAGAAGATTTAGGATTAAGTAATAGTATTGATAGAAATGGACTGGAAGAAATTTTAATTGTGGAAGGCCCGACTGCAGAGAACGATTATATTCTTGTTCATGGTTATAGAAGATTTTTTGCCTTAAAGAATATGGGGCGAATGTTCGTAAAATGTGAGGTTAGACCCATAACGAGCCCAAGAACTAGACTACTAAAGCGATTAATACCAGAATTTCAACAAAAAAGAAGACCTGTATTTGAAAAGGAGAAGATGATTAAAGAACTTATTTATATACATGGTTTCTCTGACTCTGAAATTATTATGGTAACGGGAATGTCTCCAAGTACATTAAAAAGTTATAAACAATTAATAGATATTCCTGAAGAGCTTAAAGAAAGATTAAATTCAGTTAAGGTAGGTACTAAAGGGTTAAGGAAAATTTATTATTTAGTAGGGGTTTCGGAAAAAACTAGGAAGAAACTTCTAGAACGCTATTTTTATAAAGAAATTTCTGAAAAGCATGTAGATGCCATTAAAAAGGTTGTTCAATCTTCCCACTTTAAACTTCTTAGAATATCATTGCAGGAGAAATGCATTAACGATGCCATTAAAAAAGCAAAGTTTACAACTGAGGAGGCTAAGGAAATAGTTTATTTAGAAACAATTGAACAATATTTAGAGGATAAAAATATAAATGACTTTTGCCATGAGCATTTTGTAAAGCATTTGCAATTTCTAGATAGAAAATTAACAAGAATGTTTCTAAAGAAATTGGATGATGCCCAAAGAAATGAGTATTTTTATTATCTTCTAAGGCTTCTCAATAAACTTAGCCCAACAGGTCCTTTATCACCGGAAAAAGTAATTATGGGCTCTGTGCATCATTGA
- a CDS encoding DUF2200 domain-containing protein, translating into MKPRIFTTAFSKVYLLLVQKAEKKGRAKEEVDRATCWLTGYDEQGLQAQISKGVDFETFFTEAPQINPNAHKITGVICGVRVEEIEDPLMQKIRWLDKLVDELAKGKPMEKILRS; encoded by the coding sequence ATGAAACCGAGAATATTTACGACTGCTTTTTCAAAAGTCTACCTATTACTCGTCCAAAAAGCTGAGAAAAAGGGTCGCGCAAAAGAAGAAGTCGATAGGGCTACTTGTTGGTTGACAGGATATGACGAGCAGGGCCTACAGGCGCAAATCTCTAAAGGTGTTGACTTTGAGACGTTTTTTACAGAAGCACCGCAAATCAACCCAAACGCCCATAAAATCACGGGAGTAATCTGCGGTGTTCGTGTCGAGGAAATTGAAGACCCGCTTATGCAGAAAATTCGTTGGCTTGACAAACTAGTTGACGAATTGGCCAAAGGCAAGCCAATGGAGAAGATTTTGAGAAGTTGA
- a CDS encoding response regulator transcription factor codes for MYNIMLVEDDLTIARTLQDHLEKWDYQVTLVTDFRNITEQVLRLDPQLVLLDIMLPYFNGFYWCGEIRKISKVPVIFISSASDNMNIVMAMNMGGDDFIAKPFDLNVLTAKVGALLRRTYSFQGQVSIIEHKGVVLNLSDTTLTVENQKIDLTKNDYKILQLLMENIGRVVSREEIMQRLWENDQFIDDNTLTVNMARLRKKLTEWGLMNFIATKKGLGYIIE; via the coding sequence TTGTACAATATCATGCTCGTCGAGGACGATCTCACGATTGCTCGTACCCTCCAAGATCATCTCGAAAAATGGGATTATCAGGTCACTCTCGTGACCGATTTTCGCAATATCACCGAGCAGGTCCTTCGCCTGGATCCTCAACTGGTGTTATTGGATATAATGCTTCCGTATTTTAATGGTTTTTACTGGTGCGGCGAGATCCGTAAGATTTCGAAGGTTCCGGTCATCTTTATCTCCTCGGCCAGCGATAATATGAATATAGTGATGGCGATGAATATGGGCGGGGACGACTTTATCGCCAAGCCCTTCGACCTAAATGTCTTAACCGCAAAGGTAGGGGCCCTTCTGCGCCGGACCTACTCTTTCCAAGGGCAAGTAAGCATCATTGAGCATAAGGGCGTGGTCCTTAATCTCAGTGATACTACCCTGACGGTTGAAAACCAAAAAATCGACCTCACGAAGAACGACTATAAAATTCTCCAGCTCCTCATGGAGAATATCGGGCGGGTGGTTTCCCGGGAAGAAATCATGCAGCGCCTCTGGGAAAACGATCAATTCATCGATGACAACACCTTGACCGTCAACATGGCACGCTTGCGCAAGAAACTTACGGAGTGGGGGCTCATGAATTTTATTGCGACCAAAAAGGGTCTTGGATATATAATCGAGTAG
- a CDS encoding Fic family protein, with product MDIYRLLDLYKVNIDERRPFEGEMLKQLQAYYRIGLTWSSNALEGNTLTESETKVLLEDGLTIGGKPLRYTFEAIGHAKAYDFMFTLLKKRTITESDVFTMHRMFYASIESEYAGKYRDIDAFISGSKYPVAEPKRIQKEMDALFQWIEAEREKLHPVVFAAQLHKRFAFIHPFKEGNGRIARLIMNTALIQDGYMLAVIPPILRHEYIQLLEKAHRDELPFEEFIAERVIESEKEIMRLLHIHIPKL from the coding sequence ATGGATATTTATCGATTGCTTGACTTATACAAAGTGAACATTGATGAGCGCAGACCCTTCGAGGGAGAGATGCTGAAACAACTCCAAGCTTACTATCGCATTGGCCTTACTTGGTCTTCAAATGCTCTTGAAGGGAATACTCTTACGGAAAGCGAAACCAAAGTGCTGCTTGAGGATGGATTGACCATTGGAGGAAAACCTTTACGCTATACCTTTGAGGCTATTGGTCACGCCAAAGCCTATGATTTCATGTTTACACTGCTCAAAAAGCGGACTATTACGGAAAGTGATGTTTTCACAATGCATCGGATGTTTTATGCGAGTATTGAAAGTGAGTACGCAGGAAAATACCGTGATATCGATGCGTTTATTTCCGGCTCTAAATATCCGGTGGCAGAACCGAAACGCATCCAGAAAGAAATGGATGCGTTGTTTCAATGGATCGAAGCTGAAAGGGAGAAGTTACATCCGGTTGTTTTTGCAGCGCAGCTCCATAAACGATTTGCCTTTATTCATCCTTTTAAAGAGGGTAACGGAAGAATTGCTCGGCTAATCATGAATACAGCATTGATCCAGGATGGATACATGCTAGCTGTGATTCCTCCGATTCTTAGACATGAATACATTCAGCTTCTTGAAAAAGCGCATAGAGATGAGTTGCCTTTTGAAGAATTTATAGCTGAAAGAGTCATTGAATCAGAAAAAGAAATTATGCGCCTTTTGCATATACATATACCTAAGCTTTAA
- a CDS encoding DUF2238 domain-containing protein has protein sequence MLKLKSIPKIHLYLLLILLIMFIWSVIKADQLGIWFLEVIPVIFGTIIIIYTYNTFRLTTLVYILLCLDAIIILIGGHFGYGKVPLFNWFKDYFHTGRNFYDRFAHLIGGLAGAMTIREILLRKLDLNNMKLTIILVLGLVLGVSASYELAEGFVALVAGGAEAFVGLQGDIWDTHWDMFIALIGAISGLLSLSAIHNKSLALIRQTTKEP, from the coding sequence ATGCTTAAATTAAAATCTATACCCAAGATTCATCTTTACCTTCTCCTGATCTTATTAATTATGTTTATATGGTCGGTGATTAAAGCGGATCAACTCGGGATTTGGTTTCTCGAAGTTATTCCTGTTATTTTCGGAACAATTATTATTATATATACTTATAACACGTTTCGTCTGACTACACTCGTTTATATCCTTCTTTGTTTAGATGCCATAATCATCTTAATCGGCGGGCATTTTGGGTATGGCAAAGTTCCCCTATTTAACTGGTTTAAAGACTATTTTCATACAGGAAGAAATTTCTACGATCGATTTGCTCATCTTATTGGTGGTTTAGCCGGAGCCATGACTATCCGGGAAATATTGCTGCGAAAGTTAGATCTTAATAATATGAAATTGACGATAATCTTAGTTCTTGGTTTAGTCCTCGGAGTAAGTGCGAGTTACGAGCTCGCTGAGGGATTCGTTGCCTTAGTTGCGGGTGGAGCAGAAGCATTCGTGGGACTCCAGGGGGATATCTGGGATACCCACTGGGATATGTTTATCGCTTTAATAGGGGCAATTAGTGGCTTACTCAGTTTGAGCGCAATCCATAACAAGTCATTAGCCCTGATTAGACAGACTACGAAAGAACCTTAA
- the rhuM gene encoding RhuM family protein: protein MSSATIRKFRIVQKEGNRGVSREVEYYNLKMILAIGYRVRSHVGNQFRRWASEVLTEYMKKGFAMNDDRLKNPKKFGADYFDELLERIRDIRSSEKRFYQKVKEIYTLSIDYNPNLALTKEFFATAQNNSIIQYMGIRLLNLLWSERMR from the coding sequence GTGTCCTCGGCAACTATCCGGAAATTCCGGATAGTTCAAAAAGAGGGCAACCGAGGGGTTTCTAGAGAGGTTGAGTATTATAATCTTAAAATGATTTTAGCCATTGGTTACAGAGTACGCTCGCACGTAGGAAACCAATTTCGTCGATGGGCTAGTGAAGTCCTTACTGAATACATGAAAAAAGGCTTTGCTATGAATGACGATCGCCTTAAAAATCCGAAGAAGTTCGGTGCGGATTATTTTGATGAGCTGTTAGAGCGTATTCGTGATATTCGGAGCTCAGAAAAACGTTTTTATCAAAAGGTTAAGGAGATTTATACTCTTTCCATCGATTATAATCCAAACCTCGCATTGACTAAGGAGTTTTTTGCGACTGCACAAAATAACTCCATTATTCAGTACATGGGCATACGGCTGCTGAACTTATTGTGGAGCGAGCGGATGCGCTAA
- a CDS encoding DUF6019 family protein encodes MRLVGVALFPILLWAIGLVVFYFIIKTAVKNGIAEAHQN; translated from the coding sequence ATGAGATTGGTTGGCGTTGCTTTATTCCCCATTCTTCTTTGGGCCATTGGCTTAGTCGTTTTTTACTTCATCATTAAAACTGCGGTTAAGAACGGTATTGCAGAGGCACACCAGAATTGA
- a CDS encoding ImmA/IrrE family metallo-endopeptidase — protein sequence MNKSRQLEIERTAENVRDECKVTGYGFQNIFEAAEKAEYRVIRYPIGSEAFLGFALIKDTERIIFSNSSQILSREIFSVAHEMGHQKLHLSEQGCTMIRDDDFNDRDENEIEANYFAACLLMPTEKVYNFVRLELKDKDVNTWKGLDIARIQTAFNVSYDMTLIRLKELGILNNPQLDKLKLEKVEKTATKLLNAINGNSDLFRTSEAKKIPAEYLEWVISNYHDKLIPKKSLETALNYVDLKAEDFADLPEEPEELPGVVLRC from the coding sequence ATGAATAAAAGTAGACAACTTGAGATCGAAAGAACTGCTGAAAATGTGAGAGATGAATGCAAGGTAACGGGTTATGGCTTTCAAAATATATTCGAAGCCGCTGAAAAGGCAGAGTATCGCGTGATTCGGTACCCTATTGGTAGTGAAGCATTTTTAGGATTTGCTTTAATTAAGGATACAGAACGAATCATCTTTTCAAATTCTTCACAGATCCTATCACGGGAAATTTTTTCGGTAGCTCATGAAATGGGACATCAAAAACTACATCTATCCGAGCAAGGCTGTACAATGATCCGCGATGATGATTTCAACGACCGAGATGAAAATGAGATTGAGGCTAACTATTTTGCAGCTTGTTTATTAATGCCGACAGAGAAAGTCTATAATTTTGTGAGACTAGAACTTAAGGATAAGGATGTTAATACGTGGAAGGGCTTAGACATCGCAAGGATACAGACCGCGTTTAATGTCAGTTATGATATGACTCTCATTCGCTTGAAAGAACTCGGCATTTTAAACAATCCCCAATTGGATAAGTTAAAGTTAGAAAAAGTAGAAAAAACCGCGACAAAACTATTAAACGCGATCAACGGTAATTCGGATTTATTTAGAACCTCGGAAGCTAAAAAGATACCTGCTGAATATCTGGAATGGGTCATTTCCAATTATCATGACAAGCTCATCCCTAAAAAGAGTTTAGAAACAGCCTTAAACTATGTCGATTTAAAGGCTGAGGATTTCGCGGATTTACCTGAAGAACCGGAGGAGCTACCTGGGGTCGTTTTACGATGCTAA
- a CDS encoding ABC transporter permease — translation MNSFFYPKLALMNLQKNAKTYVPYLLTCIGTILMFYNMIFLVVVKDIGDLSDSRSLRSVLGFGAVVIAIFSVIFLFYTNSFLIKRRKKEFGLFNILGMEKKHIAKVMLFETLFIALISLGVGIPAGILFSKLMILLLFKIISFKVTFGFEIPPSAILMTLALFSGIFLVNLLYNVFQVHLSKPIELLKGGNVGEKEPKTRWIMTGVGVLSLGAGYYIALTTESPLQALTLFFVAVVLVMVGTYNLFTAGSIALLKMLRKNKSYYYKLEHFISVSGMMYRMKQNAVGLANICILSTAVIVMLSTTISLYVGVEDALRTRFPRNISMNAQFVSDEQVMALNQTIEQQTAMANVPPKNVVHYRSKEFTCSQEGNHFTPANSTSYSSNRFAMLVFIPLEDYNHMENKSVELAKDQVLVYSLRGNIPSDRMNINGYELTLKERLNSMFYEGEDTAVLANSYYIVVKDIETINQVSLALTGNEGYSKDPSDQGMLSYNYGFDVNGDKDTQIALTRSLQKELQTMGIKGYVNGAESSRASFYAVYGGLFFLGLFLGILFIMATVLIIYYKQIAEGYDDKGRYEIMQKVGMSLDEVKKSIRNQVLTVFFLPLVTAAIHIGFAFKLITRLLSVFNLTNIPLFALWTGITLLVFAAFYALVYAITARTYYKIVS, via the coding sequence ATGAATAGTTTTTTCTATCCCAAGCTAGCCTTAATGAATTTGCAAAAGAATGCGAAGACCTATGTCCCGTATCTGCTCACGTGTATCGGTACGATTCTTATGTTCTATAACATGATTTTTCTTGTCGTTGTGAAAGATATCGGCGATTTGAGCGATAGTAGAAGTCTCCGCAGCGTATTGGGTTTTGGTGCGGTTGTCATCGCCATCTTTTCTGTGATTTTCCTGTTTTATACGAACAGCTTTCTCATTAAGCGACGGAAAAAGGAATTTGGACTTTTCAACATTTTAGGGATGGAAAAAAAGCATATCGCGAAGGTTATGCTTTTTGAGACCCTGTTTATCGCACTAATCAGTCTCGGAGTCGGAATACCCGCCGGAATCTTGTTTAGTAAACTCATGATTCTCCTGCTCTTTAAAATCATCTCCTTCAAAGTGACCTTTGGCTTTGAAATACCTCCTTCGGCGATTCTGATGACTCTCGCCTTATTTAGCGGGATTTTTCTTGTGAATCTCCTCTATAACGTTTTCCAGGTCCATTTATCTAAGCCCATCGAATTGCTCAAAGGGGGGAACGTCGGCGAAAAAGAGCCGAAAACACGGTGGATCATGACCGGAGTGGGTGTACTCTCTTTAGGAGCCGGGTATTATATCGCGTTGACGACCGAATCGCCCCTTCAGGCACTTACCCTTTTTTTCGTGGCGGTGGTCTTAGTCATGGTCGGAACGTATAACCTGTTTACGGCGGGAAGTATCGCCTTATTAAAAATGCTCCGTAAAAATAAAAGCTACTATTATAAGCTTGAACACTTCATCTCGGTTTCGGGAATGATGTACCGAATGAAGCAAAACGCGGTGGGGCTTGCAAATATCTGTATTTTATCAACGGCCGTCATTGTGATGCTCTCCACGACCATTTCCCTGTATGTCGGTGTGGAGGATGCTCTCCGAACGCGGTTCCCACGCAATATCTCGATGAATGCTCAGTTTGTTTCCGATGAGCAAGTTATGGCTCTGAATCAAACCATCGAACAGCAAACGGCAATGGCCAATGTTCCACCGAAGAATGTCGTTCATTATCGTTCGAAGGAATTCACCTGCAGTCAAGAGGGGAATCATTTTACGCCAGCGAATTCTACTTCATATTCTTCAAACCGTTTCGCGATGCTCGTTTTTATCCCTCTTGAGGACTATAACCATATGGAGAATAAATCTGTAGAACTTGCAAAGGATCAAGTCCTTGTCTATTCGCTACGAGGGAATATTCCAAGTGATCGGATGAACATCAACGGTTACGAGCTTACCCTTAAAGAGCGCCTTAACTCCATGTTTTATGAGGGTGAGGACACAGCAGTGCTTGCGAACAGTTATTACATCGTGGTTAAAGATATTGAGACAATAAATCAGGTTTCACTCGCCTTAACCGGAAACGAGGGGTATAGTAAAGACCCATCTGATCAAGGAATGCTATCCTATAATTATGGCTTCGATGTAAATGGCGACAAAGACACCCAAATCGCGTTGACGAGATCTTTACAAAAGGAACTCCAAACGATGGGAATCAAAGGATATGTTAATGGAGCCGAAAGTTCACGGGCGAGCTTCTACGCAGTTTATGGGGGCCTGTTCTTCCTGGGTCTTTTCTTAGGGATATTGTTCATCATGGCGACGGTGCTCATTATCTACTATAAGCAGATTGCTGAGGGTTACGATGACAAGGGGCGCTATGAGATCATGCAAAAGGTCGGTATGAGTCTTGACGAAGTAAAAAAGTCGATTCGAAATCAGGTTTTGACCGTGTTCTTCTTGCCCTTAGTCACGGCAGCCATTCATATCGGGTTTGCTTTTAAGTTGATTACACGCTTACTTTCTGTCTTTAATCTGACGAATATCCCTCTCTTTGCACTCTGGACGGGAATAACGCTCCTTGTCTTTGCCGCATTTTATGCGCTGGTCTACGCCATAACGGCGAGAACGTATTATAAGATTGTGAGTTAG
- a CDS encoding sensor histidine kinase has product MKEFRSIASSYIKRNLAVLATLFLILGIFLGIFSLYSLPLEAVGYAALLIGFFVLILGVVNFHAFFKKHRALEKMQESIPLLDPVFPSTRDLIERDYQELLKNLAQDRGDIISQKDKAYTEMRDYYTIWAHQIKTPIAAMRLLLQVEQAGKKEELLDQLFKIEQYVEMVLQYIRMESLSNDLVFREISLDEIVRQVIRKYAKSFIRQKVKLNYQELNCTVLTDEKWLVFVIEQILSNALKYTPKGEITITLDPDLPMTLVIEDTGIGIEPEDLPRVFEKGFTGYNGRADKKSTGIGLYLCKQILNKLSHTIRIESKVGKGTSVKIGLDTMHIAPE; this is encoded by the coding sequence ATGAAAGAATTCAGAAGCATCGCTTCTTCCTACATAAAGCGTAACCTCGCTGTCCTAGCGACTCTCTTCCTTATCCTTGGCATCTTTCTAGGAATTTTCTCGCTCTATTCTTTGCCTTTGGAGGCCGTAGGCTACGCGGCACTGCTGATAGGCTTTTTTGTTTTAATCCTTGGCGTGGTGAACTTTCACGCGTTCTTCAAGAAGCATCGAGCCCTTGAAAAAATGCAAGAAAGTATCCCGCTTTTGGATCCTGTGTTTCCTTCGACCAGGGATTTAATTGAAAGGGACTACCAGGAACTTCTGAAAAACCTTGCCCAGGACCGAGGCGATATCATCAGTCAGAAGGACAAAGCCTACACGGAGATGCGCGATTACTACACAATCTGGGCCCATCAGATTAAGACACCCATTGCCGCGATGCGCTTACTACTGCAAGTGGAGCAGGCTGGTAAAAAGGAGGAGCTCCTCGACCAACTTTTCAAGATCGAGCAATACGTGGAGATGGTGCTTCAGTATATCCGCATGGAGAGCCTGAGCAACGATTTGGTTTTTCGAGAGATTTCCTTGGATGAAATCGTCAGGCAAGTGATTCGTAAATACGCGAAGTCCTTTATTCGACAGAAAGTCAAGCTGAATTATCAGGAGTTGAACTGTACCGTTTTAACGGATGAAAAGTGGCTCGTTTTTGTTATCGAGCAGATTCTATCCAACGCTCTAAAATACACCCCGAAGGGTGAGATCACGATTACTTTAGATCCTGATTTGCCCATGACTTTGGTGATCGAAGATACCGGGATCGGGATTGAGCCGGAGGATTTGCCGCGCGTTTTCGAAAAAGGGTTCACTGGGTATAATGGGCGGGCCGATAAAAAGTCGACCGGTATCGGGCTCTATCTCTGTAAGCAAATTCTGAATAAGCTTTCGCACACCATTCGGATCGAATCTAAGGTGGGTAAGGGGACCAGTGTTAAGATTGGGTTGGATACGATGCATATCGCCCCTGAGTGA
- a CDS encoding amidohydrolase family protein, whose translation MEFSAQGLRKEFEQAGVVAGIIMSTPSREPNQPSGSPEEFVLEDGTVEGSLSCVGVNPEKLKEDYKELDYIEGELKKREVTGIKLYPGYFPYYVYDPIYEPIYELARKYQVPVAIHCGDTQSPKGLLKYSHPLTIDELAVKQEDVTFVICHMGVPWMIDVAEVTAKNHNVYADLSGLIAGNKEHVMKIKDKRLYVEYIQQSLVISNCYNKVLFGSDWPLVPIEPYVEFIKHVIPEEYHEAVFYRNALTVYPKLKEIL comes from the coding sequence GTGGAATTCAGTGCTCAAGGGCTAAGAAAAGAGTTTGAACAAGCCGGTGTGGTCGCTGGAATCATCATGTCAACGCCCAGCCGAGAACCCAACCAACCTTCGGGTAGTCCGGAAGAATTTGTTTTGGAAGATGGGACTGTAGAAGGTTCACTTTCTTGTGTCGGGGTCAATCCTGAAAAGCTAAAGGAAGATTACAAAGAACTCGATTATATTGAAGGAGAGCTTAAGAAAAGGGAGGTGACAGGGATAAAACTCTATCCCGGTTATTTTCCCTATTACGTGTATGATCCGATCTATGAACCCATCTATGAGCTTGCTCGTAAATACCAAGTTCCTGTGGCGATCCATTGTGGAGATACACAATCCCCAAAAGGACTTTTAAAATATTCCCATCCGTTGACCATTGATGAGTTAGCTGTAAAACAAGAGGACGTTACGTTTGTGATCTGTCATATGGGCGTCCCCTGGATGATCGATGTAGCAGAGGTCACCGCCAAGAATCATAATGTTTACGCAGACTTATCCGGACTCATTGCAGGAAATAAAGAGCACGTGATGAAAATCAAAGATAAAAGGCTTTACGTCGAGTATATTCAACAATCCTTAGTCATATCGAATTGCTATAACAAAGTTCTTTTTGGATCGGATTGGCCCCTTGTACCGATTGAACCTTATGTAGAATTTATCAAGCATGTTATACCGGAAGAGTACCACGAAGCTGTATTTTATCGAAATGCGCTTACGGTTTATCCCAAACTTAAGGAAATTTTATAA